A part of Procambarus clarkii isolate CNS0578487 chromosome 21, FALCON_Pclarkii_2.0, whole genome shotgun sequence genomic DNA contains:
- the LOC138367242 gene encoding antifreeze protein Maxi-like: protein MGLVSRRAGECPSVRVSVPVCSTAPSPPEVKNCAQQPALVAAAAAPAASAAPAASVAAAPAASVVAAPAASVVAAPAASVVAAPAASVVAAPAASVVAAPAASVVAAPAASVVAAPAASVVAAPAASLAAAPAASVVAAPAASVVAAPAASVAAAPAAYVVAAPAASVAAAAAPAASAAAPAASVTVAAAPATSVAAAAAPAVSVAAASASSAAPAVTALRIIEEILHRPQSRPSRAPSEDSSNITKSQSGDVVADGGAVVVDSGTVVVDGAVVVVDSGVVVVDGGAVVVDSGVVVVVDGGAVVVDGGILRTKTQK from the exons ATGGGGCTGGTGTCCCGGCGTGCGGGTGAGTGTCCCAGCGTGCGGGTGAGTGTCCCGGTGTGCAG TACTGCTCCTAGTCCACCGGAAGTAAAGAATTGCGCACAGCAGCCAgcgcttgttgctgctgctgccgctcctGCTGCTTCTGCCGctcctgctgcttctgttgcggccgctcctgctgcttctgttgtGGCCGctcctgctgcttctgttgtGGCCGctcctgctgcttctgttgtGGCCGctcctgctgcttctgttgtGGCCGctcctgctgcttctgttgtGGCCGctcctgctgcttctgttgtGGCCGctcctgctgcttctgttgtGGCCGctcctgctgcttctgttgtGGCCGCTCCTGCTGCTTctcttgctgctgctcctgctgcttctgttgtGGCCGctcctgctgcttctgttgtGGCCGctcctgctgcttctgttgctgctgctcctgctgcttatGTTGTGGCCGctcctgctgcttctgttgctgctgctgccgctcctGCTGCTTCTGCCGCCGCTCCTGCTGcttctgttactgttgctgccgctcctgctacttctgttgctgctgctgccgctcctgctgtttctgttgctgctgcttctgcttctTCTGCCGCTCCTGCTGTTACTGCTCTTCGTATTATCGAGGAAATCCTCCACCGTCCTCAAAGTAGGCCTTCGCGTGCCCCTTCAGAAGACTCCTCCAACATCACCAAGAGCCAGAG CGGTGATGTTGTCGCTGACGGCGGTGCTGTGGTGGTTGACAGCGGTACTGTGGTGGTTGACGGCGCTGTTGTTGTGGTTGACagcggtgttgtggtggttgacggcggtgctgtggtggttgacagcggtgttgttgttgtcgttgatggCGGTGCTGTGGTGGTTGACGGCGGCATCCTccgaacaaagacccaaaagtga